The following is a genomic window from Spirosoma agri.
CCGGCGGTTGCAGCGCACGGCTCTGAATCGGGGTGTCAAGTTCCTCTACGAAACCAATGTTGGGGCGGGTCTGCCCATCATCAATACGGTTCAGGGGCTAATGACATCGGGTGACCGTTTCCTGAAAATCGAAGCGATTCTGTCGGGGACACTATCATTCATTTTTAACACGTTCCAGCCCGGTATTTCATTCGCCGAAGTGGTGCGCGAGGCCAAAGAAAAAGGCTACACCGAACCCGATCCCCGCGATGATTTGAGCGGTCTGGATGTAGCCCGGAAAATCCTGATTCTGGCGCGTGAAGCGGGTTTTCCCCTCGAACCCGAGGATGTGACCATCAATACGCTTCTGCCCCAGTCCTGCCTGGATGCGCCAACCATTCCGGCCTTTTTCGAGGAGATGGAGCGAAACAATGCTTATTTTGAGAACCTGCTCGCTGATGCTGAATCAAACGGAAAAAAACTCCGGTTCGTGGCCACTTTCGAGAATAACAAAGCGACCATTGGCTTACGGGCCGTGGACCGAGAGCACCCATTTTATCAGCTGACCGGAGCCGACAATATTGTTTCGTTTACTACGGAGCGCTACAAAGAACGGCCGCTGGTTATCAAAGGTCCGGGCGCTGGTGCCGAAGTAACAGCTTCGGGCGTATTTGCTGATGTGGTCAGTATCGGAAGCTATCTGGCGTAATTACATGCACGAATAGGTGAAGGTCTGCCGGTTTTTCTTCGTTACGGGAGTAGGAACGCTTGCTTGGTACAGTAACGCGTTCTGATCCTGATTCATGAGCTTGTTGTCAGAATCATAGACGGGCGCGAATGTCGATGATTCCCGGAGATTGGAACGGGTGCCCGTACTGGTCAGATTATACGATTTTAGCGAAATGGGAGCATTAATGTGCCAGAACCGGCTGGGACGCGTTTCAACGGCCTGACTTAGCGCAACAGCCGTCAATAAGGACAGTTCCGAGAAGCGTTTGTAGGGCGACGGTTTGGCGTCAAACGTGTACTCGGTTTCCTGCTCGACGACGGACCCATCGGTTAACGTGAACCGAACGCGTTCGTTGGTCAAATTGCCGTCAGCATCGTACGTGAACGTAAAAGCCCGTTGTTTAGTCAGCGAATTGGCCGGTAAGACCTGCCGATCCTCGGTGATTTTTGTCATTCGGCCCGACGCGTCGTAGTCCATCGCAAACGTAGACATCGTTGCACCACCCCGGCTGAACGTCGAACTCGATGGCCTGGTGCCCGTTCCGTAGGCGAGTGCAACCACGTCCTGACCACTCGTGGCCCGGATCACCTGACTGTTGGCATACTCGACTTGAAAGGCGGCCTCTTTGCTCGTCGATTTTTCTGCCAGCGACGTTAACGTACTGCTCGTATAGGTGAATGTGCGTTTTAACTCGTCGGTCAGCTGACCACTTTGCTCGACCAGTTGATCGGTTGTACTGGTCAGCAGGCAGGTGGCAATTGTTGGATTATCTTCTGAGTTACAGGCATACAAACTGGTTAGTAAAACTGCAACGAATAAGTAAATTCGTATAGATGTAGTTTTCATAAGAAGCTGGATAAGTCATGGCAAATGTATACGTCTGGTGTGCGCTAACCTACAGTGTACGCGTAAAAAATTGTAGCTTCGCGACCGGTTATAAGCGTGTTTTGAGCGAACGAAACGTTACTATAGTTTAGGACACGAAAACTAAGAAAACCGTTGTATTCACGTGCCAGCAGAAACGCAGCAGCAATCACTTATCGATAGTATCCGCACCATCGGCCATCCCGAAGCGGTCCGGCGTTTCTTCGGCTTGCTGAAAGAGTTGATCGATATCATTAACCTGCCCAATGGCGACGCGCGGTTAGCGTTTGCACCAGCCCGGCGCGAGAAGGGTGTTATCGAGGCAGACATTAATTTCTTTCAGGCCCTGCGCATTCAGAAGCCCCGTCGTGGTGAGGTCGAGTACCACCTGACGGTCAAAAAAACATGCCGGGATCGGCTGAAAAGTATCGAAGAACTGGTCTTTGAGCCAATCACGGAAAAGTCTGATTATCTGGCTGTTGTTGTCGGGCAATCAAACGTGCACCTGCTCTATCAGCCAGCACTCCGGACGTGTTGGGAAGACTGTTTGCTCGAACTTGTTGAAAGCACCAAGCGGGGGCCGCACTCAGCCCGGCATAATGCCGATGTCTACCGGGCTGCTGAAGATGAAGGATTCCTGAGCGATCTTGAAAGACTCGCCGATGATCCAACACTGGGGCAGTATGCCGGGGGAGAACGGGTTGATGGACAGATCGTTGAGGAATCCGACGTAGCGTATGCGGCTGAACCGGAGCTGCCGAATCGCCCCCATAACCTGATCTTGTTCGGCCCACCGGGGACGGGAAAGACCTTTGCTTTACAGCCTTTTCTTCAGGATGAGAATTCGAGCCTGATCACGTTTCACCCGTCCTACAGCTACGAAGAGTTTGTGGAGGGAATACGGCCTGAGGTGATCAACGGACAGATTAGTTATCGAATTCGGAAAGGGATTTTTCACAAAGCCTGTCTGTCGGCTATTCACAAGGCGGGGTATCCAACAATGGCCGATTGCCTGAACGATACGCCCGAAAATCGTAACCATAAGCTTCGGAAAGCCCCCGCGCACTATTTGCTCATCGACGAAGTGAACCGGGCCAACGTTGCCAGCGTCTTTGGGGATTTGATCACACTTCTCGAAACGGATAAACGACTCGGGGCCGTGCATGAATTATGGCTAACATTGCCCTATTCGCAGGAGCGGTTTGGGGTGCCGGTCAACCTGTTCGTGATTGGTACCATGAATACGACTGACCGATCCATTGCCCTGCTGGACATTGCCTTACGTCGGCGGTTCGCTTTTCAGGAGATGACGCCGGACCCAACCGTTTTGTCTGTACTGGACGGGATCGATTTGCCACAATTGCTCCGGACCATCAACGAACGCATCGAATACCTGCTCGACCGCGATCACCTGATCGGGCACGCGTACCTGACCGGTGTAACCACCTATGCGGATCTGTGCGCGGTTTTTCGGGATCGGATCATTCCCTTGTTGCAGGAGTATTTTTTCAACGATTGGGCAAAAATCCAGCTGGTGCTGGGCGACAATCCGGCCTGGGGAAAAGAACCGGATCAGCGACTGGTCTGGGTCAAGAAAAAATACACGGTTTCGGTCGCTACCAAACTGTTCGGCGAAACCCCCGATTCGACCGACGATGTGGTTACCTATGAAATCAATCCGCACCTGCAACGAACCGAATACGACCAGGTGCCTATCGACACGTTTATTAAAATTTACCAGAAACAGTAACGCGGCCTTCCAGTCCGCTTTGGTTAGTATATAATTGGTTGGTACAAAAACGGACCGTAAGGCCGCGTTTCCTATGAAAGCACTCGTTTTAACCGAATACAATCAGTTCGACCTACAGGACCTGCCTAAGCCGACTGTAAAGCCCAATGAGGTACTGGTGCGGGTCCAGGCCGTTGGCATTTGCGGCTCCGATGTGCATGGGATGGATGGGAGCAGTGGACGTCGGATTCCGCCCATCGTGATGGGGCACGAAGCATCAGGAATCATCGCCGAAGTGGGTGCCGACGTACGTGACTGGGCCACTGGCGACCGCGTTACGTTCGACTCGACGGTCTATGCCCTTGACGATTGGTATAGCCGCCGGGGGATGTACAACCTTAGCGATGGTCGCGAAGTCGTAGGCGTTTCGACGCCGGATTTCAAACGGCAGGGGGCCTTTGCGGAATACGTCGCCGTGCCACAGCATATTCTGTACGCCGTTCCCGACAATGTTTCGTTCACACAGGCTGCGTTGGTTGAGCCCGTCGCGGTCGCTTTGCACGCGGTCAGTCTGACGCCCATTCAGGTTAATGATTCGGCGGTGGTTGTCGGGGCGGGTATGATCGGCCTCTTCGTAATTCAGGTGCTGAAACTGTCGGGCTGCGGCTCGATTATCGCCATTGACCTTGACGACGACCGGCTGGCACTGGCCAAAACACTGGGCGCGACGCATACGCTCAACGCGAAAGATGGCGACATGGCGAAGCAGGTACAGGCACTCACGCAAGGACGCGGAGCCGATGTGTCGTTCGAGGTAGTAGGTGCGGGGCCAACCGTTAAAACCGCGATTGATTGCGTCCGCAAAGGGGCTACGGTGACCCTGGTCGGCAATCTGGCTCCAACGGTCGAGGTACCGTTACAGGCCATCGTAACCCGCCAGTTGCGGCTTCAGGGTTCCTGCGCCATCAACGGCGAATACGAAGCGGCTCTGGCCCTGATTTCGTCGGGTCGCATGAACGTCGAAGCGATTCTAAGCGCCGAAGTGCCACTCGAAGAAGGAGCTGACTGGTTCCGTCGGTTATACGATAAAGAAAAAGGGTTGATCAAGGTGGTGCTGAAGCCGTAATTACTGCTTTCCTGCTCACACGATGATGGCCGGGTACAAATCAGCGACGGTTTGGCCCGGCTTTCTGGTTTGGTAGCGTGTCAGCAATTCCTGATCGAACCCCCGAACCGCCGAAATCCCCGGTCAGTGACCATTCCGTTCTTAATACTGGCCTGTATCCTTTCGAACGGTTTGTGCTTGAATAAGCGCCAATGATGCACATTCAGGTAGAAGCGTTAGAATCGATCGTCACGCATGTTAGAAAAACTGAACTTCTGAACATTAATAATATCGTATGAATATCGCCATTATTGGTCCTGGTAAAGTGGCCCATTTACACGCCCAGGCTGTGCTGCAAACGACTGACACGAAACTGGTTGCGGTTTACGGTCGTACCCATCAGAAAGCACAAGACTTCGCTACGCACTATGGCATCAAGGCATACAGCGACGTGGCGGAAATGGTTGACCGCGAACACGTAGACCTCTGTCTGGTTTGTACCACGCACCCGGCCCACCGCGAACCAACCGTTGCTGCCCTCATGGCCGGATCGCACGTGCTGGTCGAGAAGCCGCTGGCGTCATCGCTTGCCGATTGCGACGCCATGATTGCCGCTGCCCGACAAGCGAATCGGTATCTCGGTACGATTAGCCAACGACGGTTTTACGAGCCTAGCCAGCGCATTCGTCGGGCAATTGACGAAGGTAAGATTGGGAAACCTGTGCTTGGAACCGTTCAGATGCTTGGCTGGCGCAGCGAAGCCTATTACCAAAGCGATGCCTGGCGCGGCACCTGGGCCGACGAAGGCGGTGGTGTTCTGGTCAATCAGGCTCCGCATCAGCTGGATTTGCTGCTGTGGTACATGGGCGAGGCTGAAGAAGTCTATGGCGTCTGGCGCAACCTCAATCATCCGTATATCGAGGTGGATGATACGGCACTGGCCATCGTAAAATTCAAGAATGGTGGATTAGGGAATATTATCGTGAGCAATTCGCAAAAGCCCGGCATTTTCGGGAAAGTGCACGTTCACGGGGAAAACGGCGCATCGGTGGGGGTACAGACCGATGGCGGGGCTTTGTTTATCGCGGGCATGTCGAGCATTACCGATCCGCCCGTCAACGATCTCTGGACCGTACCGGGCGAAGAAACTAAACTTGCCGATTTTGTCGCCGAAGACACCGCTTTTTTCAACACAATCGACGCGACGGTTTATTATTTCGGCTTACAGATCGCTGAGTTTCGTGATGCCATTCGGGAAGAGCGTCCGCCGTCCGTTACTGGCGATGAGGGGCGTAACGTTGTGGCGCTTTTCCAGGCCATTTATGAATCAACCCGAACGGGCTTACCCGTGAAGATGTAGAGTGAGCGATTTTTGATTGAGTGATTTGTGATTACCCAGTCACAAATCACTCAATCACTAGTTTCAGCTTTCCGGGTCTTTGGGCGTGGCGGTGTTATTGTCGCGCTCGGTACGCGGATACGGGAAATAGTTGCGGTTCCGCTCTGATCCGGTCACGCCCGGTCCCGGACGACTAAACCGGCGGCTGTCTTCGAGCCGAAATCCCGTGTATGCCAGTTCGATGGTACGATTGCGCAGAATTTCCAGCAGAATAGCATCCGTCGTTTGCGCACCACTGTAAGCGGGTAGAGCCGCGCCTAAGCCAAAGACATCCGTCGTAGCTGTTTTGGTCAGCACTTTGTTCAGGGCCGTTACGGCCCCGGTCAAATCATTTTTGCGGGCCGATGCCTCCGCCTGGATCAGCAGGATTTCGCCGGGTAAGTAAACAGGAATTGGCGTCGCATTGGCCGTGTAAAAGCCGGTGCCGAGGTTAGCTTTGGTGTTGGTTGTTTGGGTATAAAACGCGATGCGCTTATCGGCAGCAGCCGGAGCGAGTGCTGTCGACAGACCTAGATTTGTGTTTGTCGGCGCAAAGACATTGACGTTCCCGAAGGCATAGAAAAAGACCGGATTCCGCGAATTATCGTCGAAATTATAGACCGATTTCTTCGTTAAATCGACTTTCGCGGCTGCGGTCAGGGCTTTGTCATAGTCGCCAGCGAACAGCGCATACCGGGCAATCAGTGCCTGAATCGTGTTCGTAATGTCGATACCCGACACGATTTTTCCTGTAAAGTTGGTCGAAATTGGAGCGGACGCTACCTGGGTAGCTGCCGACTCAAGCGACGCGATGGCTTCTTTCAGCAATTGCGCTCGATCGACGAAAGGCGCGTTTTCCTGCGATGTGATGGGTGCCGCCTGAAAAAACTGAGCCAGGGTGCCAAGCGATAAAGCCCGAAAAATAGATGCGTAGGCAACGATGCCACTTTTCGTGCCCGCATCGGTAGCTACCAGACCTGCATTGGCCAGGACCAGATCCGCATTGGCGCGTACCAACTGACACTGCGTCCATAAGTTGCGGACGACCGCGTTGGTGTTGGTGACATTGGCCTGTCCCTGATTGAGCGCGAACTCATCGCCGTTACCCTGGTTGAGCACAACCAATTCGCCCGTTGTTAGTCCACCACCCGCCACGGTATTGTAGATGACACTGGTAGACCCACCGACCGTGAACCGGTATTGCAGGCTATTACAAACGGTAATTAACCCATCGGCCGAACTGATCACCTGCGGCTGGCTAGCCGTACTGGGGTTAAGGTATTCCTTGTTACAGGCATTCTGCGTAATCAGCAGGCCCGACAGGAGGAGTAATGTGAGGATTCGTTTCATACGTGTAGGACTATGAACAAGTTTTAGAATGTGGCTGACAGCTTGAGCTGATACGTACGGGGAATGGGGACGTTTCCGAAGTCGAGGCCACGAAGCAGATCGTTGGTGCCACCGGCGTTGGTTTCCGGATCGAAGCCGGGGTATTTATCCCACGAGTACAGGTTGCGGCCAATGAGCGCCACATTGATGGTACTCACCGATTTGATCAGTTTGGGCAGCGAATAGCTGAGCGAAACCTCCCGCAGTTTGGTATACGACCCGTTGTCCACGCGCCACTCTTCGGTATTGTAGATCGCGAAAATATAACCGCGCTTCAGCTCTCCGCGTAGTTCCTGTTCAGCGTATTCGCCCAGGCCCACACCCTGCCGAGTGCGTTTATCCGCGTTGAACACCTGAACGCCCTGAACCATATCCAGCAACACATGCAAGGTCAGCGCCTTGTAGTTCAGGTTCGTACTGAATGAGCCCGTCCATTTCGGATTCGGATTGGCAATAACAATATTAGCCGTTGGAAAGCGGGTGTCGGGCTGGCCTTCTGCCGTACGGGCCGGGGTGTAGTCGATCGAACCCGGAACCTGACTCGATGCCCGCTCCGACTGGGGAAAACCGGCTGAGGTTAATAGCAACGATCCATCCGGATTGCGCGCGTAACCCGTTCCGAAATAGACACCGGCGGGTTGCCCCTGAATCAGATAAGGTGATCCGGCGGGTGACGCAATGGCAATGGTTGGGCTACCCAGCGTCAGCACTTTGTTGCGGTTCCGGTTGAAAATAGCTGTAAAATCCCAGCTGAAGTCTTTCGTTTTTACCGGTACAACGTCCAGCACCAGTTCAAGACCCTTGTTTTCCATCGTGCCAACGTTGTTGATGATGCTCGTTCCGCCCGACGATGGGGCCAGAACGCGGTTCACGACCAGATCTTTAATCTGCTGATTGTAGACCGTTACGCCCAAGCCAACGCGGTTTTTGAGAAACGACAGGTCGGCTCCGGCTTCCAATTCGGCCATGCGCTCAGGCCGTACCAGTGGGTTAGCCAGCTGCGAGCCGGGTAGCAAGGTGTTCTTTCCCAGATAAGCCACTGGTGAGAACTGATAGAACCGGCTGTAGGAGCCAACGCCCGATAGGTTCCCGGCTTCGCCATAACTTAATCGTAGTTTAAGGCTGTTGAAGGCGTCGGTAAAAGACCCACTCTTCCAGAATCCCAAATCTGATACCACAAACGAACCACTTACTTTGGGATAGAACTGATTGGTTACCGATGGCGAGAATTTGGATGACTGGTCACGGCGGATCGCACCCGTTAAAAATGCCAGATTCCGGTAGCCCAATGTAGCCTGAACGTAATAGCCACTCAGATTATACCGGTCGAGGCTGAAATCGGCGAGAACCGTTGTGCTGGCGGCTCCGCGCACGGTTTCGATAAAGGGGGCCAGATTCTGACCTTGCGATGTGGCGTAGTCGGACCGGAAAAACTGGTAGTTGTAACCCGCTATCGCATTCAGTTTGAACTGCTCCGTTAGTTGCCGTTCATAGCTGACGTTCAGGTCGGAGTTGAGTTGCAGCACGGTGTTCGTTCCGGTCGCCGAGAACCCCAGTGGATACAGATTGGCACCCAGTGATGCCTGCGCCACGTAGGGGTAGGGGCGAATGTAGTTCTGCCCGATCTGCCCGTAGGTATCGACGCCAAAAATGTAATCGACACTCAGTCCTTTCAGGGGAGTCAGGTTCAGTTGTACGTCACTGATCGTACGGTTGACCGACTGCGTGAACTTCATGTCCTCGATCGTCGAAAGCGGGTTTACGCGTGGCCCTTCAACGGCTTGCAGATTCCCCGACGCGTCACGCTGGGTGATGTCGTAGATGTTGTTAACGATGTTAACTGAGTTGATCGGGCTGTAGAACACGTTGCCGTTCGCTTTCTCATTGGCGAAGCTGTTCACGTAGCTCAGACCGGCTGAAAGTTTTGCCCAGTTGGTCAGCCGCTGATCGATGCGGGCGCGGAGGTTATAGCGCGTAAAGTCGGTTCCCTTGATAATACCCTCATTGCGCAGGTACCCGAACGAAACATAATATTGCGTATTGTCGCGACCGCCGGAAATGGATAACGCATTGTCGGTGCCGTAGCCAGTCCGGAAAATCTGGTCGAAATAATTGTAGCGGGGCACATTATCGACTACGTTCGAGAGCAGGTTGTTGGTCGTTCCATCCCGAACGATGGGTGTAAACGTTGTCGCTGGGTTTAACTTGATCGCATCCTGTTGGGCAGTGGCCGTATTAAAGGCATTGATTGTGTAGAGCCGTTGCTGGGCGTTGCCGAACGTTTTGTTATACAGATTGACCGGAACACTCTTACGCAGTTCGTTGACATTGAACGAAGTCGAGAACGTGACGCGGGGGGCACCCGTCGAGCCGCGTTTCGTCGTGATCAGCACAACACCATTGGCCGCGCGCGACCCATACTGAGCAGCCGCAGCCGCGCCGTTGATGACGTTTAAGCTGGCGATGTCATTGGGATTTATGTCGGCCAGGCGGTTGGTGCCGGGCTGGGCCGAGCCAACCTGATCGGCGACGGCCAGCTGCGAGACGTTAGCACTCTGGTTGCTGACAATAACACCGTCGATCACGTAAAGCGGATCGGATGAGCCCGACAGCGACTTGACCCCGCGCAACCGAATCGAGATCGAACCCGACGGATCGCCGGAGTTTTGCGTTATCTGCGCGCCCGGCACTTTGCCCTGCAAGGCATTGAGCAATCCGCCCGACCCCGCTTGCTGTAAGTCACCGGCTTTGATTGTGCTGATCGCATTGCCCAGTTCCCGCCTTGCTGATTTATTGGTCGAACCCGTTACAACGACCTCATCCAGGTTGGCGATGTCTTCCTTCAGGGTTGTATTGGCCGTTACGGTTTCGGCATTGCCAAGGGTAATCGTCTGCTTCGCTGGTGAATAACCAACCGCCGAAAAGTTCAGCGTATAGGTGCCAGGGGACAGGCTGGTAGCGAATGAGTAATTGCCATCCACATCGGAGGCTGAACCGGTGGTGGTCCCGACAACTTGTACCGTAACGCCGGGAATTCCCGCGCCATTGGCATCAATTACGCGCCCTTTAAGGGTAAAACGGGGGGTCTGCGCGAACGCATTTACGCCCAGTAACAGGGTAAGCCATAGCATCCAAAGCTTCTGAATGCTGGGGCCAATGGGAGAGTACCTGTCAGTCATAGATAAGTAGTGGTTAGTACGATGAATGAAAGATTTGTCGAAAATCGCAAGATACCCATAAAAAATTTTGTGCAATTGCCGCTCATCCGAATTTTGCCCAGGGCGGACAGGGAGGGCTTAAATCATTTTTTTTGTACTGTCCATTCTTGTCAAACTTCCACATTTGGTCTTGGTCGATTAGGGGCATTCATGCTTTCCAAAGGTCATTTTTCAGTAGCTTTGATGCTTTTAACCAAGTCAACAGACGCATGATCGTACGTACAAAAGCTAGCTGGCTTGTTTGCCTGGCTGTCTTCTTAAACTGGCCGGCATCGGGTCAATCGCCTGCTTCGTCGAAGCCGCGTTACCAGGGTCTTCAGCAGGCGCTATCGGCAACGGGACAACTGAACGGATCATCTGGCCCACGCAGTGTGAACTGGATCGAAGGGGGTAGTAAATTCTCGTTCAGCGACGGGCAAAGTGTCATTAAAACGCTATCGCCGAAGGATCAGAAAGAAGAGGTTATCTTCGACGGTAGCCAACTGAAATTTCCCGGCACTGAAAAGCCGTTTACCTACGGTTCGTTTCAGTGGTCGAAGGATTCGAAGAACCTTTTGTTTCAAACCAATTTTCGACCCGTTTACCGACGGTCGGGGGTGTCCGATTACTATGTGTATGCCGTGGCAGACAAAAGTCTGAAACTGGTGGCCAAAGATGCGCAAACGGCTGAACTGGCTCCCGATGGACAGAAAGTTGGTTATGAGCGTGGTGGTAATCTGTTCACATTTGATTTTAGTACCCAGAAAGAAACGCAGCTTACCGACGATGCCAAACCCGCGTTTTACAATGGTCGTTTTGGCTGGGCCTACGAAGAAGAGTTCGGATTAGCGCAGGCCTGGGACTGGTCGCCCGATAGCAAGTTCATTGCGTTCTGGCAATCCGACGAACGGGAGGTGCCCATCTACAAACTGACCGACTATAAAGGGTTTGACGAGAAATTCGATTCGCTACCGTACCCGCGCGTTGGCGATAAAAATCCGACCGTTCGCATCGGTGTCATTGAGATCGCCAACAAAGCAAAACAGTGGATGAAGGTCGATTTGGGAGATGGGTATATTCCGCGTATTTACTGGACCTCGCAGGAAGGACAGCTTGCGCTGATGCACCTGAACCGCAAACAGAATCACCTGCGTCTATTTATGGCGAACGTCCGCACTGGCGATGCCCGTCAGATCATGGAAGAAAAATCAACGACCTGGGTTGATGTCTTTGATTTCTTTGCCGGTATCAATCACCTGATCTACTTTCCGGCGGGTACGCAGGAATTTTATTGGGTATCGGATCGCGACGGCTTTGCGCATCTCTACCGCTACGATTATACGGGCAAGCTGCTGAACGCCGTAACGAGTGGCAAATGGGAAGTGACGTATGTGCACCACATCGATCCCAAAACGAAGAAAGTCTACTTCACCTCAACTGAGGCATCACCATTGGAGCGGCAGTTGTTCGTAGCTGATCTGGACGGTAAAAACAAACGCCGGTTAACCACGATTGCTGGTCGGCATACGGTCAACTTCTCTCCGAATGGTCAGTATTTTATTGACAGGTATTCAAACGTCTCGACGCCTACTCAGGTGGAACTGCGCGACACGAAAGGTCAGCTCATTAAGGCGCTCGAAACCAATAAAAAGGTGTCGGAATACGTCGCTGGCCACGCGTATGCACCGAAAGAACTGACCACGTTCACAACGTCCGATGGGCAGGCTATTGACATTTCGATCATCAAACCACTCGATTTTGACCCAGCCAAAAAGTACCCCGTTGTGCTCGACATTTACGGCGGTCCGGGGGCGCAATCGGTCTACAACGAGTTTGCGGCAACGGGCTGGCATCAATGGTTAGCGCAGACCGGCTATATCGTTGTGGGTGTCAACAACCGGGGCAGCGGTGGCTACGGGCGCGATTTCGAAAAAGTCGTTTACGAGAAACTGGGTAAATACGAAGGACTGGATTTTGCCGAAACGGCTGCGTACCTGGCCAAACAACCGTGGGTCGATGGAAACCGCATGGCGATCCGGGGCCATAGTTACGGCGGTTACATGAGTAGCTACACGATGCTGACCCATCCGGGCGTATTTAAGGTTTCGCTCGTTGGGGCACCCGTTACGGACTGGCGGCTCTATGATTCGATCTACACCGAACGGTACATGGGTCTGCTGCCCGAGAATGACGAAAAATACAAAGTCAGTGCCGTATCACCCTACGCTAAAAACCTCGTGGGAAAGATGTTCGTCGCCCACTCAACAATGGACGAAAATGTACACGTTCGCAATACGTTCCAGCTGATGAACGCCTTCGAAGATGCGGGCAAAGATGTTGATTTGCGTATTTACCCGCCGGGTGCACATGGCGTGGCCTATAGTGCAGCGACGCAGTTGTTACTCTACCAGCAGTATACGACCTATCTGGAAACCAATTTGAAAGCGACCGGTGTCAATTAAGACTAGTTTAGGCTGATCGGCGGCTGAGTTGAGTACCGGATAGAATCGTTACCTAGCAATCCTCAGGCTGGTGTTTTATTGCCCGAACGCGATAAGACACCAGCCTTTTCATTTTCTTTGGCAAGATCTGAGGGGATGCATTGGAATTAAATATTTGTGTCTATATTTGTCATAAATGTATATAAATAAGACTAGCAGGTTGGTATTCTTTATCAATTATGCGCTGGACTGAATACGTCAAGTACCCACCGTATACTTATCTCTTGTAAAATGACCAATAAAATTGTTACCCGGCCAGCTATCCGAAAAGCCTACCAAACTCCCAAAATCAAGACGCTGGGCAATGTCAAAAAGCTGACGCTAAAAACAGGGTCAAACACAGACATGATGGGTGGACATTTGTAGTTCAGCACCAGGCCTGTAGCTTACTAAATGAAGTTCACAGCTATATACAGTAGCCCAGAATGGTGCGCTCACCGCCATGCTACAATAGTTAGTTTATAAAAATTAATTTAAGTAAACTAAAGGTTGGTAAGTTTTGAATAGGCTATATTTGGGCTCATTCACTAGTTTCCTTCGTGACCCCACTACCTAGGCTGAGTATTCAGCGGGCAATAGTAGTATGCCTGTTGGCATTGAAAACCGTTTGTGGATTTGCCCAATCTGCCGCATCTACTGACAGTATAAAAACGGGGAGTTATCTCCAACTGACGTGGGATAACGATGCCTTCCAACTCAGAGCAAAGAATACTTCAGATCGGTACTACACCAACGGCATTCATCTTAAAGTACTCAGTAACTACTGGCGTAAGTGGCCGACGCAGTACACCTTATTGAAACTGGCACCTAAAGACAACCGTCGTTACGATTACCAGTATGATTTTGGTGTCGGTCAGGAGATGTATACACCCCGCAATCTGACGGTTGCCAATCGCCCGCTCTATCCGAATGATCATCCTTACGCCGGCTTCCTGTATATGTCGTGGGGACTAGTGACCAGTGATGTTGTAGGCGGCAGAAAGC
Proteins encoded in this region:
- a CDS encoding S9 family peptidase, with protein sequence MIVRTKASWLVCLAVFLNWPASGQSPASSKPRYQGLQQALSATGQLNGSSGPRSVNWIEGGSKFSFSDGQSVIKTLSPKDQKEEVIFDGSQLKFPGTEKPFTYGSFQWSKDSKNLLFQTNFRPVYRRSGVSDYYVYAVADKSLKLVAKDAQTAELAPDGQKVGYERGGNLFTFDFSTQKETQLTDDAKPAFYNGRFGWAYEEEFGLAQAWDWSPDSKFIAFWQSDEREVPIYKLTDYKGFDEKFDSLPYPRVGDKNPTVRIGVIEIANKAKQWMKVDLGDGYIPRIYWTSQEGQLALMHLNRKQNHLRLFMANVRTGDARQIMEEKSTTWVDVFDFFAGINHLIYFPAGTQEFYWVSDRDGFAHLYRYDYTGKLLNAVTSGKWEVTYVHHIDPKTKKVYFTSTEASPLERQLFVADLDGKNKRRLTTIAGRHTVNFSPNGQYFIDRYSNVSTPTQVELRDTKGQLIKALETNKKVSEYVAGHAYAPKELTTFTTSDGQAIDISIIKPLDFDPAKKYPVVLDIYGGPGAQSVYNEFAATGWHQWLAQTGYIVVGVNNRGSGGYGRDFEKVVYEKLGKYEGLDFAETAAYLAKQPWVDGNRMAIRGHSYGGYMSSYTMLTHPGVFKVSLVGAPVTDWRLYDSIYTERYMGLLPENDEKYKVSAVSPYAKNLVGKMFVAHSTMDENVHVRNTFQLMNAFEDAGKDVDLRIYPPGAHGVAYSAATQLLLYQQYTTYLETNLKATGVN
- a CDS encoding SusC/RagA family TonB-linked outer membrane protein gives rise to the protein MTDRYSPIGPSIQKLWMLWLTLLLGVNAFAQTPRFTLKGRVIDANGAGIPGVTVQVVGTTTGSASDVDGNYSFATSLSPGTYTLNFSAVGYSPAKQTITLGNAETVTANTTLKEDIANLDEVVVTGSTNKSARRELGNAISTIKAGDLQQAGSGGLLNALQGKVPGAQITQNSGDPSGSISIRLRGVKSLSGSSDPLYVIDGVIVSNQSANVSQLAVADQVGSAQPGTNRLADINPNDIASLNVINGAAAAAQYGSRAANGVVLITTKRGSTGAPRVTFSTSFNVNELRKSVPVNLYNKTFGNAQQRLYTINAFNTATAQQDAIKLNPATTFTPIVRDGTTNNLLSNVVDNVPRYNYFDQIFRTGYGTDNALSISGGRDNTQYYVSFGYLRNEGIIKGTDFTRYNLRARIDQRLTNWAKLSAGLSYVNSFANEKANGNVFYSPINSVNIVNNIYDITQRDASGNLQAVEGPRVNPLSTIEDMKFTQSVNRTISDVQLNLTPLKGLSVDYIFGVDTYGQIGQNYIRPYPYVAQASLGANLYPLGFSATGTNTVLQLNSDLNVSYERQLTEQFKLNAIAGYNYQFFRSDYATSQGQNLAPFIETVRGAASTTVLADFSLDRYNLSGYYVQATLGYRNLAFLTGAIRRDQSSKFSPSVTNQFYPKVSGSFVVSDLGFWKSGSFTDAFNSLKLRLSYGEAGNLSGVGSYSRFYQFSPVAYLGKNTLLPGSQLANPLVRPERMAELEAGADLSFLKNRVGLGVTVYNQQIKDLVVNRVLAPSSGGTSIINNVGTMENKGLELVLDVVPVKTKDFSWDFTAIFNRNRNKVLTLGSPTIAIASPAGSPYLIQGQPAGVYFGTGYARNPDGSLLLTSAGFPQSERASSQVPGSIDYTPARTAEGQPDTRFPTANIVIANPNPKWTGSFSTNLNYKALTLHVLLDMVQGVQVFNADKRTRQGVGLGEYAEQELRGELKRGYIFAIYNTEEWRVDNGSYTKLREVSLSYSLPKLIKSVSTINVALIGRNLYSWDKYPGFDPETNAGGTNDLLRGLDFGNVPIPRTYQLKLSATF